In candidate division WOR-3 bacterium, one DNA window encodes the following:
- a CDS encoding site-specific DNA-methyltransferase — translation MKKKNYSSSGKRKKSLIRDLSSPIYFQTPEVTIYHDDFLKTTYLKEETIDLIITSPPYNVDISYNFYDDKISYEDYLQWTEKWLKRCYEVLKDDGRFCLNIPLDKNKGGQQSVYADITTLAKRIGFKYHSTIIWNEGNISRRTAWGSWLSPSAPYVIAPVEVIVILYKEKWKKKNHGKTDITKEEFLSWTNGVWNFSGESKKRVGHPAPFPLELPKRCIKLFSFIGDTVLDPFLGSGTTLIACVLTKRKGIGVEIDENYCKIAKQRLIKEAKINQLILETVKVL, via the coding sequence ATGAAAAAGAAAAATTATTCTTCTTCTGGAAAGAGAAAAAAATCTCTAATCCGAGATCTCAGTTCTCCCATTTATTTCCAAACCCCAGAAGTGACCATTTACCACGATGATTTTCTGAAAACTACTTACCTGAAAGAAGAAACGATTGACTTGATTATCACCTCTCCCCCCTATAATGTTGACATCAGTTATAACTTCTATGACGACAAAATCTCTTATGAGGACTATCTCCAATGGACCGAGAAATGGCTCAAAAGATGCTACGAGGTGTTAAAGGATGATGGGCGATTTTGTTTAAATATCCCCTTAGATAAAAATAAGGGGGGACAGCAATCGGTCTATGCCGATATTACCACCTTGGCAAAAAGAATTGGTTTTAAGTATCATTCCACCATCATCTGGAACGAAGGGAATATTTCCCGCCGTACCGCTTGGGGTTCTTGGCTTTCACCAAGTGCCCCCTATGTCATCGCCCCCGTAGAGGTGATTGTCATTCTTTATAAAGAGAAATGGAAGAAGAAAAATCACGGTAAGACCGATATCACGAAAGAGGAGTTTTTATCTTGGACCAATGGCGTCTGGAATTTTTCCGGTGAGAGCAAAAAACGAGTTGGCCATCCCGCCCCTTTCCCTTTGGAATTGCCAAAAAGGTGTATCAAACTATTCAGTTTTATTGGTGACACCGTCCTTGACCCATTTTTAGGCAGTGGCACAACCCTCATCGCCTGTGTCTTAACGAAGAGAAAAGGAATTGGGGTAGAGATTGACGAAAATTATTGTAAAATTGCCAAACAGAGACTGATCAAGGAAGCGAAAATAAATCAACTGATATTAGAAACGGTCAAAGTTTTATGA
- a CDS encoding T9SS type A sorting domain-containing protein has protein sequence MKEVIMRNILLFIFTLSFGGSLNVRSIGSYDTPGLAYGVYLFSSYAYVADGALRVIDVSDPRNPHEVGSYETPGEAYKVYVSFPYAYVADRDSGLRVIDVSNPTNPQEVGYYDTPGEASDVYVSSSYAYVADGYAGLRVIDISNPTNPQEVGYYDTPGGACGVYVCSSHAYVADFGGGLRVIDISNPTNPREVGSHNTPDYAWDVYISFPHAYVAAGRSGLRVIDISDPTNPREVDSYDTPGEAHEVYVSSPSAYVADYSAGLRVIDVSNPRNLHEVGYYETPGYACGVYVSSYAYVAESGSGLGIYQFYGPGIEDNQKRETGKVDLRIVANPIKDKTLLIKNPQKAKKISLYNSLGKKVKDLRLKEGDNSIPVKELPSGIYYLQGEKAIIP, from the coding sequence ATGAAGGAGGTCATTATGAGAAATATCCTTTTATTCATTTTCACCCTCTCTTTTGGTGGCTCATTGAACGTTCGTTCAATTGGCTCTTATGATACACCAGGCTTGGCTTATGGTGTTTATCTTTTTTCTTCCTATGCCTATGTTGCCGATGGAGCGTTAAGGGTGATAGATGTCTCCGACCCAAGAAATCCCCATGAAGTCGGCTCTTATGAAACACCAGGCGAGGCTTATAAGGTTTATGTTTCTTTCCCTTATGCCTATGTAGCTGATAGAGATTCTGGTTTAAGGGTGATAGATGTTTCAAACCCAACTAATCCGCAGGAGGTCGGCTACTATGATACACCAGGTGAGGCTTCTGATGTTTATGTTTCCTCTTCCTATGCCTATGTTGCTGATGGTTATGCTGGTCTAAGGGTGATTGATATTTCAAATCCTACTAATCCGCAGGAAGTCGGTTATTATGATACACCAGGCGGGGCTTGTGGTGTTTATGTTTGTTCTTCTCATGCCTATGTTGCCGACTTTGGGGGTGGTTTGAGGGTGATAGACATTTCCAATCCAACTAATCCCCGGGAGGTGGGCTCTCATAATACACCGGACTATGCTTGGGATGTTTACATTTCTTTTCCTCATGCCTATGTTGCTGCTGGAAGGTCTGGTTTAAGGGTGATAGACATTTCCGACCCCACTAATCCCCGCGAGGTGGACTCTTATGATACACCAGGCGAGGCTCATGAGGTTTATGTTTCTTCTCCCTCTGCCTATGTTGCCGATTATAGTGCTGGTTTAAGGGTGATTGATGTTTCAAACCCCCGAAATCTCCATGAGGTTGGTTATTATGAGACACCAGGCTATGCTTGCGGCGTTTATGTTTCTTCTTATGCCTATGTTGCTGAGAGTGGGAGTGGTTTAGGAATCTACCAGTTTTATGGCCCGGGTATAGAAGATAATCAGAAGAGAGAAACCGGAAAGGTTGATTTAAGAATCGTCGCAAACCCGATAAAGGATAAAACACTTCTTATAAAGAATCCACAAAAGGCAAAGAAGATTTCCCTCTATAACTCATTGGGCAAGAAGGTGAAGGATTTGAGATTAAAGGAAGGTGATAACTCTATTCCGGTAAAAGAATTACCCAGCGGGATTTATTACTTACAAGGAGAAAAGGCTATCATTCCGTAG
- a CDS encoding sigma-70 family RNA polymerase sigma factor yields MRQNIRNFAKERNIDYPYDLDRWFDFCDVVGLLRAYLSLLMKKAEVKENKNILPIDRDGNPDKSKISKKPFSYFHPRGGVFTINPQYRRESFMLRSALTMSLFDISEKAKFIYCEEEKRRRENAEIALRRVREESELIQNFENLRALTENLIRERINRFHNWSETEVEEIMEKVFQKIGKALPSYEPEKAKNPFSWLMTIVDHAIIDYCRTHKIKIESLSKLVWTEEGVKEPYEPPDFNSPTPIEAYRQKRAHEILIEAMSRMSIKEREMLLLITLFPDLSYKEIIKITGHPTEAAAKECKYRMAKKMREILAEMGYGWEMFGEVFRPD; encoded by the coding sequence ATGAGGCAAAACATTAGGAATTTCGCCAAGGAAAGAAATATAGACTATCCTTATGACCTTGACCGTTGGTTTGACTTCTGTGATGTAGTCGGTCTTTTACGAGCATACCTTTCCCTCCTTATGAAGAAAGCAGAAGTAAAGGAAAATAAAAATATTCTTCCTATTGACAGGGATGGGAATCCAGATAAATCCAAAATTTCCAAAAAGCCATTCTCCTATTTTCACCCTCGGGGTGGTGTCTTTACCATCAATCCGCAGTACCGGCGAGAATCTTTTATGCTCCGTTCTGCTCTCACAATGTCTCTCTTTGATATCTCAGAAAAGGCAAAGTTTATCTATTGCGAAGAGGAGAAGAGAAGAAGAGAAAATGCAGAAATCGCTCTGCGGAGGGTGAGGGAAGAAAGTGAATTAATCCAAAATTTTGAAAATTTAAGAGCTCTTACGGAAAATTTAATCCGCGAACGAATTAATCGCTTCCACAATTGGAGCGAAACAGAGGTAGAGGAAATTATGGAAAAGGTATTCCAGAAAATAGGAAAGGCCCTCCCTTCTTATGAGCCCGAAAAGGCAAAAAACCCATTTTCTTGGCTTATGACCATCGTTGACCACGCCATAATAGACTATTGCCGAACCCATAAAATCAAAATAGAATCCCTCTCTAAACTTGTATGGACTGAAGAGGGGGTAAAAGAGCCCTATGAACCTCCTGATTTTAATTCACCGACACCGATTGAGGCCTATCGCCAGAAACGGGCTCACGAAATCCTAATTGAAGCGATGTCTCGGATGAGCATTAAAGAGAGGGAGATGCTTTTACTCATCACCCTATTTCCTGACCTATCTTACAAAGAGATAATTAAAATCACCGGCCATCCTACTGAAGCAGCAGCAAAAGAATGTAAGTATCGGATGGCGAAGAAGATGCGGGAAATACTGGCAGAAATGGGTTATGGATGGGAAATGTTCGGTGAAGTTTTTAGACCCGATTAA